The Nicotiana sylvestris chromosome 6, ASM39365v2, whole genome shotgun sequence genomic sequence gacgcatttttatgcgctctgttcatgcccacaggttcgaATAGACAGAGTGGCGTGCCTCCTCAGTAGGACCCCCAGGATCAGCGTTGGGTTTCgcactccacttcttcggagttgctgactttgagtccataggtactattacagatgtatatgtgtggttttgggcatgtcgggggctttgtcccgccctgttgagattgtcttacactcttagaggcttgcagactagcggtcattgtatatatatattttttgtatcgCCCTATCGGCCTTCTGGATAGCTGTTATACTGTTGTTACAGCCTTGTTGGCCTagtttatatacatatatatatatatatatatatatgtcgtgttGGGCTCTTCTGCCTGCAGGTTATTATATTTCGGATCATATCTCATGGTTGGTCACTCGAGCCTTCGGGCATagggtgccagccacacctcccaaggttggggtgtgacaaacttggtatcagagcaggtcagtcctagggagtctacaagccgtgtctagtagagtcttgtttatggtgtgttgtgcaccacacttataaacatgagGCTATTGGGCATTTAGGATTATTACTTTCTTCTTGATCTAGATCATGCAATAGAGCCTAATCATAAGTGTTCATTCCTAATTCTCTTTTTGTTTACCTTCTCAGTGATGCCTAACACTAGGAGACGACAAGTGGCTATGAAATTTATTCAGAGGTTGGATGAGGAGGCGGGAGAGGGCACAAGTCAGGTGCCACCTGCTAATGTAGATCAACATGAGCCACAGAATGAGGCTGATTCTCAGGCTTCCGGGGCAGTACCCCCACCACCCCGGAAGGGCGTAGAGGAGCTAACATACCTCCAGTCCCTCTCCCAGTTGTTCCTGATCATGACCTAGACATGCGGAGTGCTGTACAATTGCTGACTCGAATAGTGGCCTCCTAGGCCCAACACCAGACCTTCGGTATTGATAGGTCCGTGAGTGCGAGAGTTCGAGACTTTATCAACTTGGATCCTCCAGTATTTACAGGGGTTGATCCTAATGCTGACCCACAGGATTTTCTGGATCTTTGCAACGGACCTTACAAATTATACATGCCACGGATGTTGAGTCAGTGGAGTTTACTTCTTATAGACTACGTGATGTTGCTGTGACATGGTATGAGACTTGGAAGCAAACTCGGGGGCCTAATGTGCCACCAGTGACATGGAAGGAGTTCTCTGAGGCATTTTTACAGTAATATTTGCCAATCGAGCTTCGAAGAGCCCGACGAGATAGGTTCTTACACTTAGAAAAGGGTAATATGAGCGTTCGGGAATATAGCATGCAGTTCAACTCTTTGGCTAGGTATGCCCCTACGATTGTTGCTGATATGAGTGATCGGGTACACCAGTTTGTTAGTGGTTTGGGGGCACacttgataaatgagtgcactacAACTTCTCTAAACCAAGGAATGGATATTGCCCGTATTCAAGCATATGCACAGGGTCTAGAGGATTACAAGAGGCAACAACGAGCCAATCGAGAGCATGATAGAGGGCAGCAGAAGAGGGCGCGGTTCACAGGTAACATAGGAGAGTTTCGAGGTAGATTTAGGCCACAGTTTCCCCGGCGTCAGTCTTATCCGGCAGCCAGTGCACTGCCACAGTTTCAGGGATAGCGCCAGGATCGGACCacttattctggtccaggtcagagttcacgGACCCCAGGTCCATAGTTTAGAGGCGAGTTCAGTCAGATGAGGCCTCAGTTTCCTAGATGTGATCGATGTGGTCGAAATCATTTTGGACCATGTCGCCagggttctgatgcatgttataCATGTGGACAACCATGTCATATTATGAGACATTGTCCGATGACAGGTGGATggggtatggctcagccgacggCATCTGCAGGGGGTTCTTCTTCTTCGGTACGTCCTCCTAGACAGAGTATGCAGACATCAGCTGGCAGGGGTAGGGGAAGATTTGGAGCTTCTGGTTCAGGAGGTCAGCAGAATCGCATATATGCTTTATCGAGTCGTCAGGATTTAGAGTCATCTCCGGACGTGGTTACAGGTATACTATCCGTCTTTTCTATCGATATGTATGCCTTGATAGATCCTGGTTCTACATTGTCGTATATCTCCCCCTTCGTTGCTAGTAAATGGGATAGAGAGCCTGAATTGTTGCAAAAGTCCTTTGAGGTATCTACGCCAATGGGTGAGTCTGTTGTAGTTAGACGGGTATATCGAAGTTGTGACGTGAAGATTCATGACCGCCATACGTTAGCTGATTTGCATGagctagaaatggttgattttgatatcattatgggtatggattggttggcttcttgttatgCCAATGTAGATTGCTGGACAAAGATTGTTCGTTTTAATTTTCCAAGTGAGCCTATTATTGAATGGAAAGGTGATGCTGCAGCGCCTAAGGgaaagtttatttcttaccttaaagcTCGAAGGATGATTTTGAAAGGGTACATCTATCATTTGGTACGAGTGCATGATATGGAGGTGAAATCTCCAACCCTTCAATCGGTTCCCGTCGTGAATGaatttcctgatgtatttcctgatgaACTTCCTGGTCTTCCTCCAGAAAGAGAAATCGACTTTGCTATTGATATGCTTCCAGatactcaaccaatatctattcctccatataGAATGGCTCCTGctgagttaaaagaattgaaagcCCAGTTGAAGGATCTTTTGAATAAGGGCTTTATCAGGCCCAGCACATCTccctggggtgcaccagtgttgtttgttcgtAAGAAGGATGGTTCGTTAAGAACTTCTCTTCTATTGCTGCACCCATGACAAAATTGGCACACAAAgccgttaagttccaatggtATGATGCATGTGAAAGGAGCTTTCATGAGTTGAAGAAACGCTTAACATCAACAACTGTTCTAGCACTTCCGGAAGGAtctgaaggttatgtggtatattgtgatgcatccagGGTTGGATTGGGATGTGTTCTAATGCAGCATGgaaaagttattgcatatgcttcgaggcagttgcggAAGCACGAATACAATTATCCGACTCACGATATTGAGTTAGCAGCCGTTatatttgccttgaaaatatggcgtcattatctttatggtgttcATGTGGATATCTATACAGATCACAAAAGTTTACAATATATATTTAAGCAGAAAGACTTGAACTTGAGACAAAGAAGATGGCTTgaattgctgaaggactatgatgtggatattttgtaccatccgggcaaAGCGAATGTGGTAGCTGATGCATTGAGTCGCAAATCCATGGGCAGCTTGAAGCATGTAGAAGCTGGGAAATTAGAAATGACTAAAGAGATATATCAATTGGCTAACCTGAGTGTACGGCTACATGATACAAGTGACCAGGGTGTAGTAGTCCAAAATATTGCGGGGTCATCACTGGTAGCTGAGGTAGAAATGCGTCAATTTGAGGATCCAGAGTTAGTCAAAATTAAAGAGAGTATCCCTTTTCAAAAGAAGCAGTTGTTCGAGCAATCTGATGATGGAATTCTAAAATATAAAGGCCGAtggtgtgtacctaatgttggggAGCTTCGTAAGCAAATTATGACAGAGATGCACCAGTCTCGGTACTCAGTTCATCCTGGTTCAACCAAAATGTATCATGATATTTGTCAGCTATACTGGTGGAACgacatgaagaaagatatagccaCATTTGTGGCTCAGTGTCCCAACTGCCAGCAGGTTAAAACTGAACACCAGAAAACTGGAGGGCTACTTCAAAATATTGAGATTCCAGCTTGGAAATGGGAatcgattaatatggatttcattaCAGGATTGCCCAATTATCGCCGTAAGTTCAATTatatttgggtcattgtggataggctgacgaaATCAGCTCACTTTCTCCCAGTTAGGACCACCTATTCAGCTGAAGACTATGCGAgcctgtatatcaaggaaatagttcgGCTACATGGAGTTCCGTTTTCTATTATATCTGATAGAGGTGCCCAATTTACAGCTAatttttggaggtcttttcaagaAGGTTTGGGTACTCTTGTTAACCTTAGTACAATATTTCATCCGCAGACCGACGGACAAgccgaacgcactattcagacactcgaagatatgttgcgagcttgtgtCTTAGACTTCAAGGGAACT encodes the following:
- the LOC138870964 gene encoding uncharacterized protein; this translates as MRPQFPRCDRCGRNHFGPCRQGSDACYTCGQPCHIMRHCPMTGGWGMAQPTASAGGSSSSVRPPRQSMQTSAGRGRGRFGASGSGGQQNRIYALSSRQDLESSPDVVTGILSVFSIDMYALIDPGSTLSYISPFVASKWDREPELLQKSFEVSTPMGESVVVRRVYRSCDVKIHDRHTLADLHELEMVDFDIIMGMDWLASCYANVDCWTKIVRFNFPSEPIIEWKGDAAAPKGKFISYLKARRMILKGYIYHLVRVHDMEVKSPTLQSVPVVNEFPDVFPDELPGLPPEREIDFAIDMLPDTQPISIPPYRMAPAELKELKAQLKDLLNKGFIRPSTSPWGAPVLFVRKKDGSLRTSLLLLHP